Proteins encoded in a region of the Zea mays cultivar B73 chromosome 4, Zm-B73-REFERENCE-NAM-5.0, whole genome shotgun sequence genome:
- the LOC111591359 gene encoding protein ALP1-like has translation MRFIFVVAGWPGSAHDTRILDHALANFPSFPVPPKGKYYLVDSGYPNRQGYLAPFKGSTYHILEFRLRNGRPPQGKYEMFNFLHSSLQNVIERAFGVLKQKWRILKGIPSFPTHTQKHIIIACMALHNFIRDSNSEDKLFDRCDADEEYLDTWYNRVSRYKHKEMTIQRERMRIQ, from the exons ATGAGATTTATCTTTGTCGTTGCTGGGTGGCCGGGTTCTGCACATGACACACGGATCCTGGATCATGCTTTAGCAAATTTCCCTTCATTTCCGGTGCCTCCAAAAG GTAAGTATTATCTCGTCGACTCTGGTTATCCAAACCGACAAGGATATCTAGCCCCTTTCAAAGGAAGCACATACCATATACTAGAATTTCGACTTCGTAATGGACGTCCTCCTCAAGGGAAGTATGAGATGTTCAATTTCTTACATTCATCTCTTCAAAATGTTATTGAGAGGGCTTTTGGAGTCCTGAAGCAGAAGTGGCGTATTTTGAAAGGCATTCCAAGTTTTCCTACACATACACAGAAACATATAATAATAGCTTGCATGGCATTGCATAATTTTATTCGTGACAGCAATTCTGAAGATAAGTTGTTTGATAGATGTGATGCTGATGAGGAGTACTTGGACACTTGGTACAACAGAGTTTCACGTTACAAGCACAAGGAGATGACAATCCAGAGGGAGAGAATGAGAATACAATGA
- the LOC103643845 gene encoding uncharacterized protein, whose product MGVFTRTGWKNLVTKYEEKTGLKLTKKQLKNKLDNMKKEYTWFMEFKNATTGLGWNEAKQTVECSKDWWDEHLARCNNPDKGIKCNHVRFRKQGPKHLDDLHMLFDKIHVSGTSASCPGDISSNDSSDDVLEIERTPENDEVKVAVSKGSKPVKRKRKASCTAAKEKEEKSPFFRLYKNTCLKIETAAEKISTSVEASSTHPTSQVPSIAETMKMVKDCGVKEKTALMHTTTFLIVKPQFREVFCMLETNEGRSDLLEREHAKEMMRHM is encoded by the exons ATGGGAGTTTTCACTAGGACAGGTTGGAAAAATTTGGTTACAAAGTATGAAGAAAAAACAGGCCTAAAGCTAACAAAGAAACAATTGAAGAATAAGTTGGACAACATGAAAAAGGAGTATACATGGTTCATGGAGTTCAAGAATGCGACCACTGGTCTTGGATGGAATGAGGCAAAGCAAACTGTTGAATGCTCCAAAGATTGGTGGGATGAACACCTAGCA AGATGTAACAATCCGGATAAAGGTATCAAATGCAACCATGTTAGGTTCAGAAAACAAGGACCAAAACATCTTGATGATCTACATATGTTGTTTGATAAGATACATGTTAGCGGGACAAGTGCATCATGTCCTGGAGATATTTCATCTAATGACTCAAGTGATGATGTGCTAGAGATAGAAAGAACTCCAGAAAATGATGAAGTCAAAGTGGCTGTTTCGAAAGGATCCAAACCAGTGAAAAGGAAACGCAAGGCCTCATGTACTGCTGCTAAGGAGAAGGAAGAGAAGAGTCCATTCTTTCGACTATATAAGAACACATGTTTGAAGATAGAAACAGCAGCAGAGAAGATATCCACAAGTGTTGAAGCATCATCAACACATCCAACAAGCCAAGTGCCTAGCATTGCAGAGACTATGAAGATGGTGAAAGATTGTGGGGTTAAAGAGAAAACAGCTCTAATGCATACAACTACATTTTTGATTGTCAAGCCTCAATTTAGAGAGGTCTTCTGCATGCTGGAAACAAATGAAGGAAGGTCTGACTTACTTGAGAGGGAGCATGCAAAGGAAATGATGAGGCACATGTAG